One genomic segment of Paenibacillus xylanexedens includes these proteins:
- a CDS encoding exo-beta-N-acetylmuramidase NamZ family protein, with protein MGQLNGTEQIPAVKTGVDLLSRGLSHPWITGNRIGLITNPTGITADFVSTIDVCAGLANAELTALYACEHGLDGELQAGVRFGDMLHPRLDIPVFSLYGDYKKPTPAMLAGVDTVLFDIQDVGIRYYTYASTLFHMMEVCAGAGKRMLILDRPNPLGGNVVEGGVLNAGYESLVGAWRVPVRTGLTVGELALMVNSEMDVPCELDVVAMKGWQRSMEYADCGLPWMLPSPNMPTLDSVRVYAGTCLFEGTNVSEGRGTTRPFEWIGAPWVEGERLAERFREYKLEGVHVHPVYMSPTFSKHAGELCGGVRIFVTDSRKFRAVETGLVLLHELVSLYPEQFCWLEPPEPGSRYFIDLLAGGKEVRETIHDRAEFIRLMDAWNVQAAEWKERRKPFLLYE; from the coding sequence ATGGGTCAGTTGAATGGGACCGAGCAGATCCCGGCTGTAAAAACGGGAGTTGATCTTCTGTCCAGAGGGTTATCGCATCCATGGATAACAGGTAATCGAATCGGTCTAATTACAAACCCGACTGGTATTACAGCGGATTTTGTATCGACAATAGATGTGTGCGCCGGACTGGCTAATGCCGAGCTTACAGCGCTCTATGCCTGTGAGCACGGACTGGATGGAGAGCTTCAGGCGGGTGTCAGATTCGGAGACATGCTTCATCCACGTCTGGACATTCCGGTGTTCAGCCTATATGGAGATTACAAGAAACCTACGCCTGCAATGCTGGCTGGAGTGGATACAGTGCTGTTCGACATTCAGGATGTGGGTATCCGTTATTACACGTATGCCTCAACCTTGTTCCATATGATGGAGGTCTGCGCTGGAGCGGGCAAACGCATGCTGATTCTGGACCGTCCCAATCCGCTGGGTGGAAACGTTGTGGAAGGCGGTGTGCTGAACGCGGGGTATGAATCACTCGTTGGCGCTTGGCGTGTACCTGTACGTACCGGATTGACGGTAGGTGAACTCGCCCTGATGGTCAACAGCGAGATGGATGTACCTTGCGAATTGGACGTGGTTGCCATGAAAGGATGGCAGCGCTCCATGGAGTATGCGGATTGTGGGCTTCCCTGGATGTTACCCTCTCCCAATATGCCCACGCTGGACAGTGTGCGGGTATATGCGGGTACGTGCCTGTTCGAAGGTACTAATGTATCGGAGGGCAGGGGCACGACCCGCCCATTCGAGTGGATTGGGGCCCCCTGGGTTGAGGGTGAACGTTTGGCGGAACGATTTCGGGAATACAAACTGGAAGGTGTGCATGTGCATCCAGTGTACATGTCCCCAACATTCTCCAAACATGCAGGTGAGCTGTGTGGTGGCGTAAGGATTTTTGTAACGGACAGCCGGAAATTCCGGGCGGTAGAGACAGGGTTGGTGCTTTTGCATGAACTGGTTTCACTCTATCCGGAGCAATTCTGCTGGCTGGAGCCACCAGAGCCGGGTTCAAGGTACTTTATCGACCTGCTGGCAGGGGGTAAGGAAGTCAGGGAAACGATTCATGACCGCGCGGAATTCATTCGTTTAATGGATGCGTGGAATGTACAGGCAGCGGAATGGAAGGAGCGGCGAAAGCCGTTTTTGTTATATGAATGA
- the nagZ gene encoding beta-N-acetylhexosaminidase gives MSGPKELYHSRLKQMTLREKVGQMLLCGFHGTEAVGDVEPFLRKYPIGGVIYFARNVESPEQVERLSSGLQQIAKSSGNVPLWISIDQEGGMVARITEGITLMPGPMAIAAAGSIDDAYQAAYISGLELKSMGINMNFAPVLDVNNNAANPVIGVRSFGESPQSVAEYGARTIAGIQDAGIAATAKHFPGHGDTDTDSHLDLPIITHDRERVERLELIPFRAAIAEGVDAMMSAHIYFPALEPERLPVTLSQTVLSGLLRQELGYEGMIVTDCMEMDAIAVNYGTVDAAVMAVEAGADLVLISHTAKLQAEAFEALLAAVRSGRISERRIDESVIRLLMYKAKRGLLESETGGAGDEEVNIAVSNASLPEAFNAPALSSPSERNSSLHQEVARRISENSITLVRDQLNMLPLKPERTLVITIATSVTTIADEHLNQTFTLGSALSIYGLDVVDLMVTPEEVAIRSARLLQAAEADDIRQIVVGTYNAGSSSGDPQCRLIGWIQQLGKPLAVVALRSPYDLLALPDAQVYVAAYESRPLAMDSVAQALMGHIPFAGKLPVTLKQTDDERADVS, from the coding sequence ATGAGTGGGCCAAAAGAGTTATACCATTCGAGGCTGAAACAGATGACCTTGCGTGAGAAAGTCGGGCAAATGCTGCTTTGTGGCTTTCATGGCACTGAAGCTGTTGGTGATGTGGAACCCTTTCTCCGAAAGTATCCAATTGGTGGCGTAATCTACTTTGCGCGCAACGTTGAGTCGCCAGAGCAGGTAGAGCGGTTATCGTCAGGGTTACAACAGATTGCCAAAAGCAGTGGTAATGTGCCGCTCTGGATATCCATTGATCAGGAGGGCGGCATGGTTGCTCGAATTACCGAAGGGATAACCTTGATGCCTGGACCAATGGCCATTGCCGCTGCCGGTTCCATTGACGATGCATATCAGGCGGCATATATCAGTGGATTGGAGCTGAAGTCCATGGGCATTAACATGAACTTTGCTCCGGTATTGGATGTGAACAATAACGCGGCCAATCCGGTCATCGGTGTACGATCATTTGGCGAATCTCCACAATCGGTTGCAGAATATGGGGCCAGAACCATTGCGGGAATACAGGACGCTGGAATTGCAGCGACAGCCAAGCACTTCCCGGGGCATGGGGATACGGATACCGATTCCCATCTGGACCTCCCGATCATCACTCATGATCGTGAACGGGTAGAGCGCCTGGAGTTGATTCCATTCCGAGCCGCTATCGCCGAAGGTGTCGATGCCATGATGTCGGCGCATATTTATTTTCCTGCACTGGAGCCAGAGCGTCTGCCCGTAACGCTATCGCAAACCGTATTAAGCGGTCTGCTTCGCCAGGAACTGGGTTATGAGGGCATGATCGTGACAGATTGCATGGAGATGGATGCCATTGCCGTGAACTATGGCACTGTCGATGCAGCCGTAATGGCGGTAGAGGCCGGGGCAGATCTGGTGTTAATTAGCCATACGGCTAAGCTTCAAGCAGAGGCATTTGAAGCATTGTTAGCAGCTGTGAGGAGCGGGCGGATCAGCGAGAGACGTATTGATGAGTCGGTGATTCGCTTACTGATGTACAAGGCGAAGCGTGGTTTACTGGAGAGTGAAACGGGTGGTGCAGGTGATGAGGAAGTGAATATTGCAGTATCGAATGCATCATTGCCAGAGGCATTCAACGCTCCTGCTCTATCCAGTCCGTCGGAGCGCAACAGTTCATTACACCAAGAGGTTGCCCGCCGTATTAGCGAGAATAGTATCACACTGGTGCGCGATCAGCTGAATATGCTGCCTTTAAAGCCGGAACGCACGTTGGTCATAACGATTGCCACGTCCGTGACGACAATTGCTGACGAACATCTGAATCAGACATTCACCTTGGGATCAGCCTTATCCATTTATGGTCTGGATGTTGTCGATCTGATGGTCACGCCCGAAGAAGTCGCCATTCGTTCCGCACGTCTGCTTCAGGCAGCGGAAGCAGATGACATTCGGCAGATTGTGGTGGGGACCTACAATGCGGGAAGCTCCTCCGGCGATCCACAGTGCAGGCTGATTGGTTGGATACAGCAATTGGGCAAACCGCTGGCTGTTGTGGCATTGCGAAGCCCCTATGATCTGCTGGCGCTTCCGGATGCCCAGGTCTATGTAGCGGCTTACGAGAGCCGGCCACTTGCCATGGATAGCGTCGCTCAGGCGTTGATGGGGCACATTCCTTTTGCGGGGAAACTTCCTGTAACATTAAAGCAGACAGATGATGAAAGAGCGGATGTCTCCTAG
- a CDS encoding serine hydrolase, producing MFRILLALILCAGPILGQAGITTSAAQATQAVHIEVNGEQQSWKNAPLIIKGSTFVPLRDVVTSVKGTLKWDARTKTATVNVGRDKLIHQAGSNSIKVNQVDLATGVNSRTVNGTLMVPVRAMANAIKADIKVQRTATGQMSVNMVTDQVSLLNSEVASVDTYLREINYPGMALIARDGEVLLRQGYGLADEQTLNRPDQKTRIASLSKSFTAASILSLVEEGKINVQDPISKYISGIPKGDQITLHMLLSQTSGLPSAFGRSEGTSMEETVEEIRHKTLKFEPGSAYLYSNSGYVLLAYVVEQVSGMSYADYVQQTILKPLGMKNSGEASRKVHTISGFVQEDNAWVTAPYYVSQSGSGTIYSTVDDMLKWDRALYTDKILSQDTIEQMYEPYSDKNYGYAWILKENGTNRTVFHNGSGGGFATAFSRNLSDDITIILLGNHAGMDMTSLLDEVETKTAATLQLQ from the coding sequence ATGTTCCGCATTCTGTTGGCGCTCATCCTGTGCGCAGGCCCGATTCTGGGACAAGCTGGTATTACGACATCCGCAGCGCAGGCAACGCAAGCAGTTCACATTGAAGTGAATGGTGAGCAACAATCCTGGAAGAACGCACCACTTATCATCAAAGGTTCAACGTTTGTTCCACTGCGGGATGTGGTCACATCGGTTAAAGGCACGTTGAAATGGGATGCTCGCACCAAGACAGCTACCGTTAACGTTGGCAGAGACAAGCTGATCCATCAGGCTGGCAGCAACTCCATTAAGGTTAACCAAGTTGATCTGGCTACAGGTGTGAATTCACGTACCGTTAACGGTACATTGATGGTCCCTGTCCGGGCCATGGCTAATGCAATCAAGGCAGACATCAAGGTCCAACGCACAGCCACGGGTCAGATGAGTGTAAATATGGTCACTGATCAGGTCAGCCTGCTGAACAGCGAGGTTGCCAGCGTGGATACATATCTGCGCGAGATCAACTATCCAGGTATGGCGCTGATTGCCCGCGATGGTGAAGTTCTGCTAAGACAAGGCTACGGACTTGCCGATGAACAGACGCTGAATCGCCCGGATCAGAAGACCCGAATCGCATCGCTGAGCAAATCCTTCACGGCCGCGTCCATTCTGAGTCTCGTGGAGGAGGGTAAGATTAATGTGCAAGATCCAATCTCCAAGTATATCTCGGGTATACCGAAGGGAGATCAGATCACACTGCATATGCTGTTATCCCAGACTTCAGGCCTGCCATCCGCATTTGGTCGGAGTGAAGGAACTTCTATGGAAGAGACTGTAGAAGAGATTCGTCACAAAACGCTGAAGTTTGAACCAGGGAGTGCCTATCTGTACAGCAACAGCGGTTATGTTTTGCTCGCATACGTCGTTGAACAGGTATCCGGTATGAGTTATGCCGATTATGTGCAGCAGACGATATTGAAACCACTTGGCATGAAAAATTCGGGAGAGGCCTCCCGTAAAGTGCACACGATTAGTGGTTTTGTTCAAGAAGATAACGCATGGGTAACTGCGCCTTACTATGTGTCTCAATCGGGATCAGGAACCATCTATTCCACGGTGGACGATATGCTGAAATGGGATCGTGCGTTGTATACGGACAAGATTCTAAGCCAGGATACGATTGAACAGATGTATGAGCCTTACTCCGATAAAAACTATGGCTACGCCTGGATTCTCAAAGAGAATGGCACCAACCGTACCGTCTTCCACAACGGTAGTGGTGGCGGGTTTGCTACAGCCTTTTCACGTAATCTGTCCGATGATATCACCATTATCCTGCTCGGCAACCACGCAGGTATGGACATGACTTCACTTTTGGATGAAGTTGAAACTAAAACAGCAGCAACACTGCAATTGCAATAA
- a CDS encoding methyl-accepting chemotaxis protein gives MKKRIRNWFTLTVKKRLIAALLLFLIVPSITVGWLSYQKAADQVKLEIIRSAQAKTEMLSLQINEMLDMEKDNAAQMAAGITSNDIINKSPALQRQMDRMSQNHKELGVLTAGAEDGSWMKSPDSGEQNYDPRERSWYTMGMSQDEPVISDTFQSSTTGEWVVAVAAKLADGKGVFGANVSLNHLKESVDQIRIGKEGKLYMLDNGGKFLFHYNIGSGTQSDESYINEMYTKESGTVKYTYDGHEVEAVYFTNPVTGWKIVGEMVPSEASEAVRPIWIRAITIVASALVIGLILLIFIIRSIHRPLLQLTQAASKVSAGDLTVRVGLQRRDEFGQLGESFDTMTTSLRSVLGEVHDTSSQLAASSEELMASSEQTSKATEQVAELMQDAAAGTTLQNNSLAATGQLVGEMSIGVKEISSSAEDTARIALDASTKSEAGMVTVEEAVTHIQQVNDESKAMSVVIEDLRAKNEEILVIVAEITAIAKQTNILALNASIEASRAGEQGRGFAVVANEVKTLAHSSGASAERINELMHEMQEKTNAVQSTFARTGEGMVKSSQMVTEAGEAFQNIRTAVQLVAAQAGEVSAASRQIDGGMSHINKAVSDTMVLSDRIASGTEDGSAAAQEQLATMEEVAASSAALSRMAEDLQSMIERFKL, from the coding sequence ATGAAGAAAAGGATTCGAAATTGGTTTACTTTAACCGTAAAAAAACGCCTGATCGCTGCATTGCTCCTGTTCCTGATTGTACCGAGCATTACTGTTGGTTGGTTGTCTTATCAAAAAGCTGCTGACCAGGTTAAGCTGGAAATTATTCGTTCCGCACAGGCCAAAACAGAAATGCTTAGTCTGCAGATAAATGAAATGCTGGATATGGAGAAGGATAACGCAGCGCAAATGGCGGCGGGTATTACTTCAAACGATATTATTAATAAATCCCCTGCACTGCAAAGGCAGATGGATCGGATGTCTCAGAATCATAAGGAACTGGGTGTACTCACCGCAGGTGCGGAAGATGGTAGCTGGATGAAATCTCCTGATTCCGGGGAACAGAATTATGATCCGCGTGAACGTTCATGGTATACGATGGGTATGTCTCAGGACGAACCTGTAATCTCGGATACATTCCAGTCTTCCACGACAGGTGAATGGGTTGTAGCGGTTGCCGCCAAGCTGGCTGATGGCAAAGGGGTATTTGGGGCCAATGTCAGCCTCAATCATCTGAAAGAATCCGTTGATCAGATACGTATTGGTAAAGAAGGCAAACTGTACATGTTGGATAACGGAGGTAAATTCCTGTTCCACTACAATATTGGATCCGGTACACAGTCGGATGAAAGCTACATTAATGAGATGTATACGAAGGAAAGTGGAACGGTGAAGTATACATATGATGGTCACGAAGTGGAAGCAGTGTATTTCACCAATCCGGTGACAGGTTGGAAAATTGTTGGTGAGATGGTTCCTTCCGAAGCAAGTGAAGCCGTAAGGCCTATTTGGATCCGTGCAATTACAATTGTGGCATCTGCATTGGTTATCGGGTTGATTCTGCTTATATTCATTATCCGCAGCATTCACCGGCCATTGCTGCAATTAACGCAGGCAGCATCCAAAGTAAGCGCCGGGGACCTCACCGTTCGGGTAGGTTTACAGCGCCGGGATGAGTTCGGACAGCTCGGGGAAAGCTTCGACACGATGACGACTTCACTACGTAGTGTGCTTGGAGAGGTGCATGATACATCCAGCCAGCTGGCGGCATCTTCTGAAGAGCTGATGGCGAGTTCCGAGCAGACATCCAAAGCCACAGAACAGGTGGCTGAACTGATGCAGGATGCAGCTGCGGGAACGACTTTGCAGAACAATAGTCTTGCTGCTACAGGTCAACTCGTGGGCGAAATGTCCATTGGAGTCAAAGAGATCTCATCAAGTGCTGAAGATACCGCTCGTATCGCTCTGGATGCATCCACGAAGTCGGAAGCGGGTATGGTTACAGTAGAAGAAGCCGTTACCCATATTCAGCAGGTGAATGATGAAAGCAAAGCCATGTCTGTGGTCATTGAGGATCTGCGCGCGAAAAATGAAGAGATTCTTGTGATCGTGGCCGAGATTACGGCCATTGCCAAGCAGACGAACATTCTTGCATTGAATGCGTCTATTGAAGCTTCAAGAGCTGGTGAGCAAGGGCGTGGATTCGCGGTTGTAGCCAACGAAGTGAAGACACTGGCTCACAGTTCAGGCGCTTCAGCCGAGCGGATTAATGAGCTTATGCATGAGATGCAGGAGAAAACCAATGCGGTGCAATCCACTTTTGCCCGTACGGGAGAAGGTATGGTGAAGAGTTCGCAGATGGTTACAGAAGCGGGCGAAGCATTCCAGAACATTCGTACTGCGGTACAGTTGGTGGCTGCACAAGCTGGAGAAGTATCCGCGGCTTCCCGTCAGATTGATGGCGGCATGAGTCATATCAACAAGGCAGTAAGTGATACAATGGTTCTGTCGGACAGAATTGCCTCTGGAACGGAAGATGGATCAGCGGCGGCTCAAGAGCAGTTGGCTACAATGGAAGAGGTTGCAGCTTCTTCGGCAGCATTGTCACGTATGGCTGAAGATCTGCAAAGCATGATTGAACGGTTTAAGTTGTAA
- a CDS encoding DUF2087 domain-containing protein, translating to MKSSESWLQTASLEEIKRGYMEEGPAYICVCCGYRTESGIIYPEEGVLYEAARYMRVHIEKVHGSVFEYLLELDKSVTGLSDVQRGLLSQFYEGKKDAEVQKTLGIGSASTIRNHRFVLKEKERQAKIFLALMELLKSKDTQAPAEWVSPVTRHGHTIHRDSFDITEQDREKVLNKYFPEGTGGRLTTFHMQQKHKYIVLTEIAKRFETERKYSEKQVNELLKEVHDDYVEIRRYLVDYGLLEREPDGSQYWLGSHTDQQSAKVGKQERKEKGEQEKMNRRKELQEQAKEVKTEAGVYQIRNERNGKVYIDSTLNLKTINGQRFMLQMGSHLNRRLQAEWNEYGETAFVIEVLETLKQDDNPYNDSKDALAKCLNRWFEQLEPYGDQGYHGDKKQSAE from the coding sequence ATGAAATCATCGGAATCCTGGTTGCAAACAGCTTCATTGGAAGAGATCAAGCGTGGTTACATGGAGGAGGGTCCCGCCTATATATGTGTCTGTTGCGGATACAGGACGGAATCAGGGATTATCTATCCTGAAGAAGGAGTGCTCTATGAGGCAGCCCGTTATATGCGAGTGCATATTGAGAAGGTTCATGGATCGGTATTTGAATATTTGCTGGAGCTGGATAAAAGCGTAACCGGATTGTCTGATGTCCAGCGGGGCTTGTTGTCACAATTCTATGAAGGCAAGAAGGATGCTGAAGTACAGAAGACCCTTGGCATCGGGAGTGCTTCCACGATCCGGAATCATCGGTTTGTATTGAAGGAGAAGGAACGGCAGGCCAAAATATTCCTGGCATTAATGGAACTTCTCAAGAGTAAGGATACCCAGGCTCCAGCCGAATGGGTGTCACCTGTGACAAGACATGGACATACGATCCATCGTGATTCATTTGATATTACAGAACAGGATCGGGAAAAGGTGCTAAACAAGTATTTTCCAGAGGGTACCGGCGGTCGGCTGACGACGTTTCATATGCAGCAAAAGCATAAATATATTGTGCTCACCGAAATTGCCAAACGATTCGAGACAGAGCGCAAATATTCCGAGAAACAGGTCAATGAGCTGTTGAAGGAAGTTCATGATGATTACGTGGAAATACGGAGGTATCTCGTCGACTATGGTTTGCTGGAACGTGAGCCAGACGGCAGTCAGTATTGGTTGGGAAGCCACACAGATCAACAGAGCGCCAAAGTTGGAAAACAGGAGCGCAAAGAAAAGGGGGAGCAGGAGAAGATGAATCGTCGCAAAGAATTGCAGGAACAGGCCAAAGAAGTTAAAACGGAAGCGGGCGTCTACCAAATTCGGAATGAACGTAACGGCAAAGTTTATATCGACAGCACACTGAACCTGAAAACCATTAACGGACAACGGTTTATGTTACAGATGGGTAGCCATCTGAATCGAAGATTGCAGGCTGAATGGAATGAATATGGAGAGACTGCGTTTGTGATTGAGGTGCTGGAGACATTGAAACAAGACGATAACCCGTATAACGATTCCAAAGATGCACTCGCCAAATGTCTGAATCGCTGGTTTGAACAGTTAGAGCCCTACGGAGATCAAGGGTACCACGGAGATAAAAAGCAATCTGCTGAATAG
- a CDS encoding methyl-accepting chemotaxis protein, translated as MKKIRKQGVKRTMQMREKLILSFAIVLLIPTISLGIISFQTADAKVEEKMYENAISSVTVLNQTIDQIIGATRKNVDFLASQLDAGNVGPNQGDETDTIRTLLDAYKETHDDVELASIGTDQGVYINSPVTAVNKEGYDPRERPWYQAATQNKDVPTIITPYLSSNTGNVVASVAQTSTDGHGVVSVSLSLEALSKTVNSTKIGEKGYIYIIDNANKIIVHPTEKPGTEGTMAPYKDIFAQKNGSLTYTLNGNQEHAFFSTNETTGWTVVGVIDSGEVTASVRPILYTTLIVVAIAIAVSSIIIFWIVQSITKPLNRLVKASDEISNGNLTIEVAVLGQDEFGKLSTSFNKMSESLRTVIQDVRHTADELTASSTQLAVNSSETTKATEQVALITEESAAGLEKQTSNLKHTALQMKELAGGVGQVTNSTQQVSEAAMQASELADKGNATMQTAVSEMSSVSRFVQGMADTAGRLEQHSTSIGEMVSVITDIAAQTNLLALNASIEAARAGEHGRGFSVVASEVRKLAEQSSLSGQKIVEMVGAIQQEISMANHNVQIGQQDVSNGIRAVQFADESFAQISEAVGVVNHQLENIAAASQQMSASTAEVVQSIDQIHAISETNADGTENISAATEEQVASMQEISSSADSLAHLAHKLQKLVEQFKL; from the coding sequence ATGAAAAAAATTCGTAAACAAGGGGTCAAAAGAACAATGCAGATGAGAGAGAAACTGATTTTGTCATTTGCCATTGTATTGCTCATTCCAACCATTAGTCTGGGCATTATCTCGTTCCAAACAGCTGATGCCAAGGTTGAAGAGAAAATGTATGAGAACGCGATCAGCAGTGTTACTGTGCTCAACCAGACCATTGACCAGATCATTGGTGCAACACGCAAAAATGTTGATTTCCTGGCAAGTCAGCTGGATGCAGGCAATGTCGGACCCAATCAGGGTGACGAAACAGATACCATCCGTACCTTGCTCGACGCTTATAAGGAAACGCATGATGACGTAGAACTTGCCTCCATCGGTACCGATCAGGGTGTGTATATTAACTCCCCTGTAACTGCGGTGAACAAAGAAGGATATGACCCGCGCGAACGCCCGTGGTATCAGGCTGCTACGCAGAACAAAGATGTTCCTACCATAATCACCCCCTACTTATCAAGCAATACCGGCAATGTTGTTGCTTCGGTAGCTCAGACCTCAACGGATGGCCATGGTGTCGTCTCTGTCAGCCTATCGCTTGAAGCCCTCTCGAAGACGGTTAACTCCACGAAGATTGGCGAGAAGGGTTATATCTATATCATTGATAATGCCAATAAAATCATTGTACATCCTACCGAAAAACCGGGGACCGAAGGAACCATGGCACCCTATAAAGATATTTTTGCACAGAAAAACGGAAGTCTGACCTATACACTCAATGGAAACCAGGAACACGCCTTTTTCTCCACCAATGAAACGACGGGCTGGACCGTGGTTGGTGTCATCGACAGTGGGGAAGTGACGGCATCTGTCCGTCCGATCCTATACACCACACTTATTGTTGTAGCAATTGCAATTGCGGTAAGCTCCATTATTATTTTCTGGATTGTGCAATCAATCACCAAACCACTGAACCGCTTGGTGAAGGCATCTGACGAAATTAGTAATGGTAATCTGACCATCGAGGTTGCTGTATTAGGACAGGATGAATTCGGCAAGCTGAGCACCAGCTTCAATAAGATGAGCGAATCCCTGCGAACCGTTATTCAGGACGTGCGACACACGGCTGACGAGTTAACCGCCTCATCCACACAATTGGCAGTCAACTCATCGGAGACAACCAAAGCAACAGAGCAAGTCGCCCTGATCACGGAAGAATCCGCAGCTGGACTTGAGAAACAAACAAGCAACCTGAAACATACGGCACTACAGATGAAAGAGCTTGCTGGAGGTGTAGGACAGGTAACGAACAGCACACAGCAAGTATCCGAAGCTGCCATGCAAGCAAGTGAGCTCGCGGATAAAGGGAATGCAACCATGCAGACGGCCGTATCCGAGATGAGTTCCGTGAGTCGCTTTGTGCAAGGTATGGCAGATACTGCTGGACGACTTGAACAGCATTCCACATCCATTGGCGAGATGGTATCTGTCATTACAGATATCGCTGCACAGACCAATTTGCTTGCTCTCAATGCTTCTATTGAAGCAGCACGTGCAGGTGAGCATGGACGTGGCTTCTCCGTGGTTGCCAGCGAAGTCCGCAAGCTGGCGGAACAATCGAGCCTGTCCGGCCAGAAGATTGTAGAGATGGTCGGAGCGATTCAACAGGAAATTTCAATGGCCAATCACAATGTACAGATCGGGCAACAGGATGTAAGCAACGGCATTCGTGCCGTTCAGTTTGCAGATGAATCTTTTGCCCAGATTAGTGAGGCTGTTGGGGTCGTCAATCATCAGCTTGAGAACATTGCAGCCGCCTCACAACAGATGTCTGCAAGTACAGCCGAAGTGGTGCAATCCATTGATCAGATCCACGCCATATCGGAAACCAATGCCGATGGAACGGAGAACATCTCTGCTGCTACGGAGGAGCAAGTGGCTTCCATGCAGGAGATATCATCCTCTGCTGATTCCCTTGCCCATCTGGCTCACAAGCTGCAGAAGCTGGTTGAACAATTCAAGCTGTAA
- a CDS encoding AzlC family ABC transporter permease: MEEVQDQATFMQGVKDCIPTLLGYLSIGFAAGVIEMTAGLSLAETALLSLILYAGSAQFIAAGMLASNGSAIAIMFTIFFVNLRHLLLSAAVSPYFRHLTPLKNMWIGSLLTDESFGVAMTRAIGRERLSERWMHGLNITAYLNWFVANMAGAYFGRWITNPERLGLDYALPAMFIGLVVLQLVHRKNKKIHINVAIIAVVCVIFASMASLGSMSVIVAAVIAATMGVFMERWK, from the coding sequence ATGGAAGAGGTCCAGGATCAAGCTACATTCATGCAGGGGGTCAAAGATTGTATCCCAACCCTGCTTGGTTATTTGAGTATTGGCTTTGCGGCGGGTGTTATTGAAATGACCGCAGGTCTGAGTCTGGCGGAAACGGCACTGCTCAGCCTGATTTTATATGCAGGATCGGCTCAGTTCATTGCAGCAGGCATGCTCGCATCGAATGGATCAGCAATAGCCATCATGTTCACCATATTTTTTGTGAATCTTCGTCATTTGCTGCTCAGTGCAGCTGTATCACCGTATTTTCGGCATCTGACCCCGCTTAAAAATATGTGGATTGGTTCACTGCTTACCGATGAGTCTTTCGGCGTTGCGATGACACGTGCAATTGGCAGAGAAAGGCTCAGTGAACGCTGGATGCACGGTCTGAATATTACCGCATATCTGAACTGGTTCGTGGCTAATATGGCGGGAGCGTACTTTGGACGCTGGATCACTAACCCGGAACGACTGGGTCTGGATTATGCCCTGCCAGCGATGTTTATTGGACTGGTTGTACTCCAGTTGGTGCATCGCAAAAACAAAAAAATACACATTAATGTGGCTATTATCGCCGTGGTCTGTGTAATCTTCGCCAGCATGGCTTCACTTGGCAGCATGAGTGTCATTGTGGCTGCGGTCATTGCGGCAACGATGGGAGTGTTCATGGAACGATGGAAGTAA
- a CDS encoding AzlD domain-containing protein — protein MEVRWDVFWIIMGSALLTFIPRVLPLMLFSKIQIPMWLLRWLEYVPVAVMAALIGQELFMSDNQLVPITHNAALWASLPTIAVAIWTRSLLGTVMVGIVAMMILRYWIG, from the coding sequence ATGGAAGTAAGATGGGATGTATTCTGGATTATTATGGGTTCGGCGCTGTTAACATTTATCCCGCGTGTACTGCCACTGATGCTGTTCAGCAAGATACAGATTCCGATGTGGTTGTTACGCTGGCTGGAGTATGTACCCGTAGCGGTCATGGCAGCGCTGATTGGTCAGGAACTGTTCATGTCGGACAACCAGTTGGTGCCGATTACGCACAATGCAGCTCTGTGGGCCTCCCTGCCTACGATTGCAGTAGCCATCTGGACACGCAGTCTGCTTGGAACCGTAATGGTCGGTATTGTGGCTATGATGATACTGCGATATTGGATCGGATAA